One genomic region from Anabaena sp. PCC 7108 encodes:
- the gyrB gene encoding DNA topoisomerase (ATP-hydrolyzing) subunit B: MTSSYSADQIQVLEGLEAVRKRPGMYIGTTGPRGLHHLVYEVVDNSVDEALAGHCTHVEVDINADGSVTVTDDGRGIPVDLHPKTGKSALETVLTVLHAGGKFGGGGYKVSGGLHGVGISVVNALSEFVEVTVWRDKKVHTQRYERSFPVTELVAKPYKEARTGTSITFKPDTEIFTTSIEFDYITLSGRLRELAYLNAGVRIIFTDHRLELLKSETPRIETYEYKGGIKEYIAYMNREKQPLHEEIIYVQGERNNVQVEVSLQWCTDAYTDNVLGFANNIRTIDGGTHLEGLKAVLTRTLNAIARKRNKIKEGETNLSGEHVREGLTAVISVKVPDPEFEGQTKTKLGNTEVRGIVDSFVGEVLTEYLEFHPAIADSILDKAIQAFKAAEAARHARELVRRKSVLESSPLPGKLADCSSRDPAESEIYIVEGDSAGGCFHGDTLVNIVDREPLTFKQIIAEREQGIQHECFTMKGDEMVPGQIINPRMTKENADVVKVIFNDGESVICTPDHLFLIAGNRELKAKGIEIGIPSKDDHYEQAKNLTSSHLLKQKRTHAGLIGENGELSSLRVDKVQLLTERVDVYDIEVPETHNFQLACGVFVHNSAKQGRDRRTQAILPLRGKILNIEKTDDAKIYKNNEIQALITALGLGVKGEEFNPAQLRYHHIVLMTDADVDGAHIRTLLLTFFYRYQRALIEQGFIYIACPPLYKVERGKNYQYCYSERELQQHLATLPSNANYTIQRFKGLGEMMPEQLWTTTMNPETRTLKRVEIEDAAEADRIFTILMGDRVAPRREFIETYGSKLNMMDLDI; the protein is encoded by the coding sequence GTAACAGATGATGGTCGGGGTATCCCTGTCGATCTTCACCCAAAAACGGGGAAATCGGCTTTAGAAACAGTGTTAACCGTCCTTCACGCCGGGGGTAAGTTTGGCGGTGGTGGCTACAAAGTCTCTGGGGGTTTACACGGTGTAGGGATTTCGGTAGTTAATGCCCTATCTGAGTTTGTGGAAGTTACAGTTTGGCGAGATAAAAAGGTTCATACTCAGCGATATGAACGGAGTTTCCCCGTTACGGAATTGGTAGCAAAGCCCTATAAAGAAGCTAGAACTGGAACTTCTATCACTTTTAAGCCAGATACGGAAATTTTTACCACCAGCATTGAATTTGATTACATCACTTTATCAGGTCGCTTGCGAGAATTGGCGTATCTGAATGCAGGTGTCAGAATTATTTTCACTGATCATCGTCTCGAACTCCTCAAAAGTGAAACACCGAGGATAGAAACTTACGAATATAAAGGCGGTATCAAAGAGTATATCGCCTACATGAACCGGGAGAAGCAGCCCCTACATGAAGAAATTATCTATGTCCAAGGGGAACGAAACAATGTTCAGGTGGAAGTTTCGTTACAGTGGTGTACTGATGCTTATACTGATAATGTCCTAGGTTTTGCTAATAATATTCGCACAATTGATGGTGGTACGCACTTAGAAGGTTTAAAAGCAGTTCTCACTCGGACATTAAATGCGATCGCTCGCAAACGGAATAAAATTAAAGAAGGTGAAACTAACCTCAGTGGTGAACACGTCCGCGAGGGTTTAACCGCAGTCATTTCAGTTAAAGTCCCAGATCCTGAATTTGAAGGACAAACCAAAACTAAACTTGGTAATACAGAAGTTCGCGGTATTGTCGATTCTTTTGTGGGAGAAGTCCTGACAGAATATCTAGAATTTCACCCAGCCATAGCTGATTCGATTTTAGATAAAGCTATTCAAGCCTTTAAAGCCGCTGAAGCCGCCCGTCACGCGCGGGAGTTGGTACGGCGGAAATCGGTTTTGGAATCTTCGCCTTTACCAGGTAAATTAGCAGATTGCAGTTCCCGTGATCCTGCTGAATCTGAAATATACATAGTTGAAGGCGATTCAGCGGGTGGCTGTTTTCATGGTGATACATTGGTGAACATAGTTGATAGAGAACCGCTTACCTTTAAGCAAATTATTGCTGAACGAGAGCAGGGCATACAACATGAATGCTTCACTATGAAAGGTGATGAAATGGTACCGGGACAAATTATCAATCCCCGGATGACCAAAGAGAATGCTGACGTTGTGAAGGTAATATTTAACGATGGCGAAAGTGTTATCTGTACTCCAGATCACCTCTTTTTAATTGCAGGAAATCGAGAACTTAAAGCAAAAGGAATAGAAATAGGAATACCAAGTAAAGATGACCATTATGAGCAAGCTAAAAATTTAACATCTTCCCATTTACTCAAGCAAAAACGTACTCATGCTGGACTTATAGGGGAAAACGGTGAACTGTCTAGTTTGAGGGTTGATAAAGTTCAACTTTTAACAGAGCGTGTTGACGTTTACGATATCGAAGTCCCTGAAACACATAACTTTCAATTAGCCTGTGGCGTATTCGTCCACAATAGTGCTAAACAAGGACGAGATCGCCGAACTCAAGCAATTCTCCCTCTGCGTGGTAAAATCCTGAATATCGAAAAAACCGACGATGCAAAAATCTATAAAAATAACGAAATTCAAGCGTTAATTACTGCACTCGGTTTAGGTGTAAAAGGTGAAGAATTCAACCCCGCCCAATTACGATATCATCATATAGTATTAATGACTGATGCTGACGTAGATGGGGCGCACATCCGTACTCTGTTGTTAACTTTCTTCTATCGATATCAACGGGCGCTGATTGAACAAGGTTTCATCTATATTGCTTGTCCTCCACTGTATAAAGTAGAACGGGGCAAAAATTACCAGTATTGTTATAGCGAACGGGAATTGCAACAGCACCTAGCTACTCTTCCCAGCAATGCTAACTATACCATTCAGCGTTTTAAAGGTTTGGGGGAAATGATGCCAGAACAACTCTGGACAACTACAATGAACCCAGAAACCCGTACCCTCAAACGAGTAGAAATTGAAGATGCAGCCGAAGCTGATCGTATCTTTACCATCTTAATGGGCGATCGCGTCGCACCGAGACGGGAATTCATTGAAACCTATGGTTCTAAGCTGAATATGATGGATTTAGATATCTAA